The proteins below come from a single Gordonia pseudamarae genomic window:
- the istB gene encoding IS21-like element helper ATPase IstB, whose product MTTHTNKTGPDSSNSVQPQSQSAISVYQQLRGHLAVLKLDAAAEALPQVLATAGEQEWSMAHTLEHLLSIEVDATEARRLAGRLRFACLPTPATLDGFDYDAAPGVDRALIRELGTCAYLESATNVLLIGPPGTGKTHLAVGLAHAAVHAGYRTYVTTAADLAARCHKAAIEGRWSTCMRFFAGPTLLVIDELGYLPLPAEAASAPFQVVAQRYLKTSVVITTNRSVAEWGEVLGDTTVAAAMLDRLLHRSVVLKLDGDSYRLRDHHARTQNQRTATA is encoded by the coding sequence ATGACCACCCACACCAACAAGACCGGACCGGACTCTTCGAATAGTGTTCAGCCACAGTCACAATCAGCGATCTCGGTCTATCAGCAACTACGCGGACATCTCGCCGTCCTCAAACTCGACGCCGCGGCCGAAGCCCTGCCGCAGGTCTTGGCAACCGCCGGCGAACAGGAGTGGTCGATGGCCCACACACTCGAACATCTCCTCTCGATCGAGGTCGACGCTACAGAAGCCCGCCGACTGGCCGGGCGGCTGCGATTTGCCTGCCTACCCACCCCGGCCACCCTGGACGGCTTCGACTACGACGCCGCACCCGGAGTCGATCGGGCACTGATCCGGGAACTCGGGACCTGCGCCTACCTCGAGTCGGCCACGAATGTGCTGCTCATCGGCCCGCCCGGCACTGGCAAGACCCACCTCGCGGTCGGGCTCGCGCATGCCGCGGTACACGCCGGGTATCGCACCTACGTCACCACCGCGGCCGATCTGGCCGCACGGTGTCACAAAGCGGCCATCGAGGGCCGCTGGTCCACCTGCATGCGATTCTTCGCTGGACCCACTCTTCTGGTGATTGACGAGCTCGGCTACCTGCCGCTGCCGGCCGAAGCCGCATCAGCACCGTTTCAGGTTGTGGCACAACGCTATCTGAAAACATCGGTCGTGATCACCACCAACCGGTCCGTCGCCGAATGGGGCGAGGTACTCGGCGACACCACCGTCGCCGCAGCCATGCTCGACCGCCTGCTGCACCGCTCAGTCGTGCTCAAACTCGACGGCGACTCCTACCGGCTACGCGACCACCACGCCCGCACCCAAAACCAGCGCACCGCCACCGCCTGA
- a CDS encoding Mu transposase domain-containing protein, which yields MLTWENDVEVHVLHKRGWTISAIARHTGHDRKTIRAYLNGERTPGERKKPETEPFVAYATARLGEDPHLWSRTLCDELENLGYTQSYQTLTRQIRQRGLRPRCADCAQVTERANAIIEHQPGEETQWDWVELPNPPAEWGWGSTAYLLVGSLAHSGKWRGYLAPDMTRPQVIAGIDRITRRLGGVTKSWRFDRMATVCHPSTGALTAEFAGVAKHYGVSVQVCPPRRGNRKGVVEKSNHTAAQRWWRTLPDEVTAEQAQTSCDTFCRTRSDVRMRPTSDGRVSVITVAKREPPSAPPAAPYPATVTEVRTVSGQALVAWRGNQYSVPPEVAMSEVSVSERLGDGHIDIATVSGIVIARHRLAAAGSGAQVRDHGHLVALDTLAKAGASSSRRPHRRKERIPPGQAARDAADALRRNTSTTNVDVATQASVIDMSVYERAAQNRTHLP from the coding sequence ATGTTGACATGGGAGAACGATGTGGAAGTACATGTACTGCACAAACGGGGGTGGACGATCTCGGCGATCGCCCGTCACACCGGCCACGACCGCAAGACGATCCGGGCCTATCTCAACGGTGAGCGCACCCCGGGCGAACGAAAGAAGCCGGAGACCGAGCCGTTCGTGGCCTATGCGACGGCCAGGCTTGGCGAGGATCCGCATCTGTGGTCGCGCACGCTGTGCGACGAACTCGAGAATCTCGGCTACACCCAGTCCTACCAGACGCTGACCCGCCAGATCCGTCAGCGCGGTCTGCGCCCGAGGTGTGCCGACTGTGCCCAGGTCACCGAACGGGCAAACGCGATCATCGAGCACCAGCCAGGTGAAGAGACGCAATGGGATTGGGTTGAGCTGCCGAACCCGCCAGCCGAATGGGGTTGGGGTTCAACAGCATATCTACTCGTCGGGTCGTTGGCGCATTCCGGCAAATGGCGAGGCTATCTGGCCCCGGATATGACCCGACCACAGGTGATCGCCGGTATCGACCGCATCACCCGCCGACTCGGTGGGGTCACCAAGTCGTGGCGCTTTGACCGGATGGCCACGGTGTGCCACCCCTCGACCGGTGCGTTGACCGCCGAGTTCGCCGGCGTCGCCAAACACTACGGGGTATCAGTGCAGGTGTGCCCGCCGCGTCGCGGTAACCGCAAGGGAGTGGTGGAGAAGTCCAATCACACTGCCGCGCAACGGTGGTGGCGAACCCTGCCCGATGAGGTCACTGCCGAGCAAGCGCAAACCAGCTGCGATACGTTCTGCCGCACCCGCTCGGATGTGCGGATGCGCCCCACCTCTGACGGTCGGGTGAGTGTGATCACCGTGGCCAAACGCGAACCGCCGAGCGCCCCGCCAGCTGCGCCGTATCCGGCTACGGTCACCGAAGTGCGCACGGTGTCTGGTCAGGCGCTGGTGGCGTGGCGAGGCAACCAGTACTCGGTGCCGCCGGAGGTGGCGATGAGTGAGGTCAGTGTGAGTGAGCGCCTCGGCGACGGGCACATCGATATCGCCACCGTTTCGGGCATCGTGATCGCCCGTCACCGACTGGCTGCTGCGGGGTCGGGAGCACAGGTGCGTGATCACGGGCACCTCGTCGCACTCGACACCCTGGCCAAGGCCGGCGCCTCCAGCAGCCGGCGGCCACATCGCCGCAAAGAACGCATCCCACCCGGTCAGGCCGCCCGTGACGCAGCAGACGCGCTGCGCCGCAACACATCCACCACCAACGTTGATGTTGCCACGCAGGCGTCGGTGATCGACATGAGCGTCTACGAACGCGCCGCACAGAACAGGACCCACCTCCCATGA
- a CDS encoding UvrD-helicase domain-containing protein, with amino-acid sequence MRALNDGSTPDLDDSQRRVAEADAEARLVVIAGAGQGKTEVVAARLQHLMSEEGLSGSTAILVLSFSRAAVHAIRTRMLDRDLAEVNVRTFDSFAAEILLELSDNEPSGSFTERIREATRLIHEAKETPDGIVDLEHVIIDEVQDLVGDRAEFVLAILDRLDDEAGLTVLGDPLQGVYDFVLKESTSKLAFDDFYSQLSTKYGTERVSLDTNYRAQGYDCRRIVALADDLRALDAESALAKLTEFENSLEHLDNIQEWDFVELYSGRSAILCRSNAEVLRVSRALMEQGIVHSVRCQAQSFGAARWIASALSDTRGPIVPQTYIEAAVASMAGDIDAVDAWNQLKVAEGPSRNSGQINLDRIRKRVRSTAVPLQLTQVDGADLIVSTVHRAKGLEFDNVFIVDGGYTPAHEDSLAKLRRKYVALSRARDNIAIVKPKWGGTTIVDYRWMPGRLQERCGRAGRSRAVALEIDGDDVYTSRPTSAGGSDATAIQDALRRASLGTPVEAELDRKRAEFESPIYTLTCDDKPIGRTTEEFGRDFAKTFNLRDGKWPVELGGVLLVSVETTAGDPAFTEQEGIGVGGFWLVPRVAGLAKPSWDVMEK; translated from the coding sequence GTGCGGGCGCTGAACGACGGATCGACGCCGGATCTCGATGATTCGCAGAGACGAGTGGCCGAGGCGGACGCGGAGGCCCGCCTTGTGGTGATAGCGGGTGCCGGCCAGGGCAAGACCGAAGTGGTCGCGGCGAGATTGCAGCACCTTATGTCGGAGGAAGGCCTGTCTGGGTCGACCGCAATTCTGGTGCTCAGCTTTTCGCGGGCTGCTGTACATGCGATACGGACACGGATGCTCGATCGGGATCTGGCCGAGGTCAACGTGCGGACGTTCGACTCCTTTGCCGCGGAGATCCTGCTCGAACTCTCGGACAACGAGCCCTCCGGGTCGTTCACCGAACGAATCAGGGAGGCCACTCGCCTCATTCACGAGGCCAAAGAGACCCCGGACGGGATCGTTGATCTTGAACACGTGATCATCGACGAGGTTCAGGATCTGGTAGGCGATCGCGCAGAATTTGTCCTCGCGATTCTGGATCGTCTCGATGATGAGGCCGGACTGACGGTGTTGGGGGATCCACTGCAAGGTGTGTACGACTTCGTTCTCAAGGAGTCGACGAGCAAGCTGGCGTTCGACGATTTCTACTCACAGCTGAGTACCAAATATGGCACCGAGCGTGTCTCTCTCGACACGAATTACCGTGCGCAGGGGTACGACTGCAGACGGATTGTCGCGCTTGCCGACGATCTGCGCGCTCTCGATGCCGAGAGCGCGCTGGCGAAGCTCACCGAGTTCGAAAACTCGTTGGAGCACCTGGACAACATCCAGGAATGGGATTTCGTCGAGCTGTATTCGGGGCGGTCGGCTATCCTGTGCAGAAGCAACGCCGAAGTCTTACGGGTCTCGCGGGCACTGATGGAACAGGGAATCGTGCATTCGGTTCGGTGCCAGGCCCAATCATTTGGAGCCGCGAGGTGGATCGCGTCTGCGCTGTCCGATACTCGGGGCCCCATTGTTCCGCAGACCTATATTGAAGCAGCAGTCGCGTCGATGGCCGGCGACATCGACGCGGTAGATGCGTGGAATCAGCTCAAAGTCGCCGAGGGACCGTCGCGAAATTCCGGTCAGATCAATCTGGATCGGATCCGCAAGAGGGTCCGATCGACTGCGGTTCCCTTACAGTTGACCCAGGTCGACGGCGCCGATCTGATCGTGTCTACGGTACATCGAGCCAAGGGGCTCGAGTTTGACAACGTGTTTATAGTCGACGGCGGTTATACGCCTGCGCATGAGGATAGTTTGGCAAAGCTTCGGCGAAAGTATGTGGCGCTCAGTCGCGCACGCGACAACATTGCGATTGTGAAACCAAAGTGGGGTGGGACGACCATTGTCGACTACCGGTGGATGCCGGGGCGGTTGCAGGAACGTTGCGGACGTGCGGGTAGGTCCCGCGCCGTTGCTCTGGAGATCGACGGCGACGACGTATACACGTCGCGGCCCACATCCGCAGGGGGGTCCGATGCTACTGCGATACAAGATGCGCTCCGGCGAGCTTCATTGGGGACTCCCGTCGAAGCCGAACTCGACCGAAAGCGAGCAGAATTCGAGTCTCCGATCTACACCTTGACGTGTGACGACAAGCCGATCGGCCGCACGACAGAGGAATTCGGCAGGGACTTCGCGAAGACCTTCAACCTGAGGGACGGCAAGTGGCCTGTGGAGCTTGGTGGTGTACTGCTGGTGTCTGTTGAGACGACCGCGGGCGATCCGGCGTTCACAGAGCAGGAAGGAATCGGCGTAGGGGGGTTCTGGCTGGTGCCACGTGTGGCCGGCCTGGCCAAACCGTCGTGGGATGTGATGGAGAAGTGA
- a CDS encoding integrase catalytic domain-containing protein produces the protein MAVVVVVFEVFDDYTGLVIAEHRGPLDHLRVPDRGVGENIRDLGWPPMVLRMDNGPEFISEALQAFCAGAVGISYIPPGTPWNRPAHRGTTGSSSRSTTAS, from the coding sequence ATGGCGGTGGTTGTGGTCGTCTTTGAAGTCTTCGATGACTACACGGGCCTCGTGATTGCTGAACATCGTGGACCGCTCGATCACCTCCGAGTGCCTGATCGAGGAGTTGGAGAAAACATTCGCGATCTGGGGTGGCCACCGATGGTGCTGCGTATGGATAACGGCCCTGAATTCATCTCAGAAGCCCTACAAGCGTTCTGCGCAGGGGCGGTGGGGATCTCCTACATCCCGCCCGGCACACCGTGGAACCGCCCGGCACACCGTGGAACAACGGGTTCATCGAGTCGTTCAACAACCGCTTCGTGA
- a CDS encoding helicase C-terminal domain-containing protein — MSKAALEEKYRFREQLVDALAADLVGPGGGVDEVISEPPLNRYIVGALWPRPADVNMAISTAQQRASEPEGAESDTESDEGSPVAQARMRFPSSMGMTFSVRGSVSEIVITPTAGRYEQQMNGDKPADEWKRIPLEADPIHQNIETPGKFEHQLGNELEVYCLVRRKREGAVAVTVALKNRAIAVKGELRDSKAWFQAGLAVTTDGPCIADRTAPRRALYDPDLASAALMYRNAHTFAIGHGCAVQWDLSAAQHRAIDRVETTFIPSHEVHRAKPGELDDVDLRMVTLAEADKATVVANLRDLTYGYHAWIQKVEGDIESGTADVVTELRAVARHHIEEMEQAANRIDAGIQLLENDDDAFRAFQLANRAMQMQRSRQDWIRAGHKPGELSDGSESKWRPFQIAYLLLNLPGITDPEHEDRDVADLLWFPTGGGKTEAYLGLVAYVILLRRVRDRGAFGVAVLMRYTLRLLTIQQFERASMLMCALETIRKENRDLGERKFSIGLWVGSGATPNSLKDAKTALRKLGNGEILEQNNPVQLKQCPWCGAPMDHENYQVVQRPKPGLKIACGTDGCDFGDRLPVHVVDDDVYAARPELLLGTVDKFAMMAWNENVGSLFARDEGLPPELIIQDELHLISGPLGSIVGLYETAVDAACTVRDLGDESGRSRPKVIASTATIRRASEQISAVFARGAALFPPPGIDPDTSFFAEPSTREEFGTRRYVGVMASGTSHATLLIRVYSALLQAAADIDGDDVTRDPYWTLLGYFNSLRVLGSANLQVEGDVREQLGVVAGRSKTTTRPVERISELTSRVPSSEIPGNLKQLENQLGGSESPIDVVLATNMISVGVDIDRLGLMAVMGQPQASAEYIQATSRVGRKHPGLVVTIFNSARSRDRSHYESFLPFHQAMYRAVEATSATPFAARARDRALHGVLISMVRMLVPGMMDNSSAHLAGEYCDDLTKIGRLIEQRVAAVGDDEMDATAMELGKLLDVWSTAGDQRPNMKYSNTNMDSSLMVRPAVALVNDDIAYSQDDVPWPTLQSMRDVDAESNLYQVPAGGKK; from the coding sequence ATGAGCAAAGCGGCCCTGGAGGAGAAGTACCGGTTTCGGGAGCAACTGGTCGATGCGTTGGCCGCCGACCTCGTCGGTCCGGGAGGCGGTGTGGACGAGGTCATCTCAGAACCGCCGCTCAACCGCTACATTGTCGGTGCACTGTGGCCTAGGCCGGCGGACGTGAACATGGCGATATCGACTGCACAGCAAAGGGCGTCGGAACCGGAAGGGGCTGAGTCCGACACTGAATCCGACGAGGGCAGTCCGGTGGCCCAGGCGCGGATGCGGTTCCCGTCATCGATGGGTATGACATTCTCGGTCCGTGGCTCGGTGAGCGAGATCGTCATAACCCCAACCGCCGGCCGCTATGAGCAGCAAATGAACGGCGACAAGCCGGCCGATGAGTGGAAGAGGATCCCGCTCGAAGCAGATCCGATTCACCAGAACATCGAGACCCCGGGAAAGTTCGAACACCAGCTCGGCAACGAACTGGAAGTCTACTGCCTTGTTCGACGTAAGCGCGAGGGCGCTGTTGCCGTGACGGTTGCTCTCAAGAACAGGGCGATCGCTGTGAAAGGGGAGCTCAGGGATTCAAAGGCCTGGTTTCAGGCTGGACTCGCGGTCACAACCGACGGTCCGTGCATCGCGGACCGTACGGCACCTCGACGGGCCCTCTATGATCCCGACCTGGCGAGCGCGGCGCTGATGTATCGGAATGCACACACCTTTGCCATCGGCCATGGGTGCGCTGTGCAGTGGGACCTGAGCGCGGCTCAACATCGAGCCATCGACCGTGTGGAGACCACGTTCATTCCTTCGCATGAGGTGCACCGTGCCAAGCCAGGAGAGCTCGATGATGTCGACCTTCGCATGGTCACACTAGCTGAAGCCGACAAAGCGACGGTTGTGGCCAACCTGCGAGACCTCACCTACGGTTACCACGCGTGGATCCAGAAGGTCGAAGGTGACATCGAATCTGGGACAGCGGACGTAGTCACCGAGCTGCGGGCCGTTGCGCGACACCATATCGAGGAAATGGAGCAGGCAGCCAACCGGATCGATGCGGGAATCCAGCTGCTGGAGAACGATGACGATGCGTTCCGGGCATTCCAGCTCGCGAACCGGGCCATGCAAATGCAGCGTTCGAGGCAGGATTGGATCCGAGCCGGCCACAAGCCGGGAGAACTGTCCGATGGTTCGGAATCAAAGTGGCGCCCTTTCCAAATCGCCTATTTACTGTTGAACCTCCCCGGCATCACCGATCCGGAGCATGAGGACCGCGATGTCGCGGATCTGCTCTGGTTCCCCACCGGTGGTGGCAAGACCGAGGCATACCTCGGTCTGGTCGCCTACGTAATCCTACTGCGTCGGGTTCGTGACCGCGGTGCGTTCGGAGTGGCCGTGCTGATGCGGTACACATTGCGGCTGCTGACAATTCAACAGTTCGAGCGCGCATCGATGTTGATGTGCGCGCTGGAGACCATCCGAAAAGAGAACCGTGACCTGGGGGAGCGGAAGTTCTCGATCGGGCTGTGGGTCGGTTCGGGCGCTACTCCGAACAGTCTCAAGGATGCCAAGACCGCACTCCGCAAGCTCGGGAACGGGGAGATACTGGAACAGAACAATCCGGTGCAGCTAAAGCAGTGTCCGTGGTGCGGTGCCCCGATGGATCACGAAAACTATCAGGTTGTGCAACGTCCCAAGCCTGGTCTCAAAATCGCCTGTGGAACTGATGGTTGCGACTTCGGTGACCGACTGCCGGTGCACGTCGTCGACGATGATGTCTATGCGGCACGGCCGGAACTGTTACTGGGAACGGTCGACAAGTTCGCCATGATGGCGTGGAACGAGAACGTGGGCAGTCTATTCGCACGCGACGAAGGGCTGCCGCCGGAACTGATCATCCAGGACGAGCTCCACCTTATCTCAGGACCCTTGGGTTCGATCGTCGGCCTTTACGAGACCGCTGTCGACGCGGCCTGCACGGTGAGAGACCTCGGCGATGAGTCCGGTCGTTCACGCCCCAAGGTCATCGCGTCCACCGCTACCATTCGTCGTGCTTCGGAACAGATCTCGGCGGTATTCGCGCGAGGCGCTGCACTGTTCCCGCCCCCTGGAATCGATCCGGACACCTCGTTTTTCGCGGAGCCTTCTACGAGGGAGGAGTTCGGTACCAGGCGGTATGTCGGGGTAATGGCGTCCGGCACGTCCCATGCGACGCTGCTTATCAGGGTCTACAGCGCGTTGTTGCAGGCCGCCGCAGACATCGACGGCGATGATGTGACGCGCGATCCGTACTGGACGCTCTTGGGATACTTCAACAGCCTGCGGGTGCTGGGCAGCGCAAACCTACAGGTCGAAGGTGACGTGCGTGAGCAACTTGGAGTTGTTGCGGGCCGGTCCAAGACGACCACACGACCGGTGGAGCGGATCAGTGAGCTGACGAGCCGGGTGCCTTCGTCGGAGATCCCGGGCAACCTCAAGCAGCTTGAGAACCAACTCGGCGGGTCGGAGAGCCCCATCGACGTGGTGCTGGCCACTAACATGATCTCGGTGGGTGTCGACATCGACCGTCTGGGATTGATGGCCGTGATGGGCCAGCCGCAGGCAAGTGCGGAGTACATCCAGGCCACCAGCCGCGTGGGGCGTAAACACCCCGGGCTTGTGGTCACCATCTTCAACTCCGCACGTTCTCGGGACAGGTCGCACTACGAGAGCTTCCTACCGTTCCATCAGGCAATGTACCGGGCCGTTGAGGCCACCAGTGCAACGCCCTTCGCCGCGCGAGCGCGTGACCGGGCACTGCATGGTGTGTTGATTTCGATGGTCAGGATGCTCGTTCCAGGGATGATGGACAACTCGTCTGCCCATCTTGCCGGCGAGTACTGCGACGACCTGACGAAGATCGGGAGGCTCATCGAACAGCGTGTCGCCGCAGTGGGAGACGATGAGATGGACGCGACCGCAATGGAACTCGGCAAACTTCTCGACGTCTGGTCAACAGCAGGCGATCAACGTCCGAACATGAAGTACAGCAACACGAACATGGACTCATCCCTGATGGTGCGTCCCGCGGTCGCGCTGGTCAACGACGATATCGCCTACTCCCAGGATGATGTTCCTTGGCCGACGTTGCAGAGCATGAGAGATGTTGACGCGGAAAGCAATCTGTACCAAGTCCCGGCTGGAGGGAAGAAGTGA
- the drmB gene encoding DUF1998 domain-containing protein, translated as MSAVEATARRSQLVSTYGVGGLFPSDSSSFMIVGLDDWNKDRAPVVSEPRLARSLGVLVLKSPPASEGSFVRSKKSKDVPVIRFPRQQVCPVCRRIGTHRDLGLDWNAAQCKCQQKKDGASLSPFRLVAVCPRGHIDDFPVFGWLHAGQEYARDSEHRMTMKALGRTSSLDDLELNCSCGVRSRTLDKATDAASLKNIKSCSGRRPWLRDAEPEECREVLSVVQRGASNVWFPSVRSTISIPPYSEKIAKLVDKHWVILSSLPSDALRGAAERIAKAASKVTTDDILSEVTRRHDEESGESVNEEELRRQEFRALMEGRDPSLGDGDFVCEVTVSGSDFDVDVPEIFTDLRKVTRLREVRALRGFTRLKGDEGADELCQLSMCVTDWLPAIEVIGEGIFLGMDRGALDDWAAEPFAQKRLAMLQASADYQAAEFGRPAKPVDIVKVALHTFAHVLIDQLSLDAGYPASSLRERLYVDPEMAGILIYTASSDSAGSLGGVASQADPDRFAAAVREGLKRLSWCSSDPVCIETEASGTDAMNLAACHACVLAPETSCELNNTLLDRALLFGTHDPDEEDAGIFSTFVQDLD; from the coding sequence GTGAGCGCGGTCGAGGCAACGGCACGTCGCAGCCAATTGGTGTCGACATACGGTGTAGGAGGACTTTTCCCGTCCGATTCATCGAGCTTCATGATCGTCGGGCTGGATGACTGGAACAAGGATCGCGCGCCGGTGGTCAGTGAACCTCGCCTGGCCAGGTCGCTCGGGGTGCTCGTGCTGAAATCGCCGCCGGCGAGTGAGGGCTCGTTCGTTCGGAGCAAGAAGTCCAAAGATGTTCCGGTGATCCGGTTCCCGCGTCAACAGGTTTGTCCGGTCTGCCGTCGCATCGGCACCCACAGAGATCTGGGACTTGATTGGAATGCGGCGCAGTGTAAATGCCAGCAGAAGAAGGACGGCGCATCGCTGTCACCGTTCCGTCTGGTCGCGGTCTGTCCTCGGGGACATATTGATGACTTTCCGGTCTTCGGATGGCTTCACGCGGGCCAGGAATACGCCCGCGACAGCGAACACCGCATGACGATGAAGGCGTTGGGACGCACCTCCTCACTCGATGACCTGGAGCTGAACTGTTCGTGCGGAGTGCGGTCCAGGACCCTTGATAAGGCGACAGATGCGGCGTCGCTGAAGAACATCAAGTCGTGTTCGGGTCGGCGGCCCTGGTTGCGGGATGCCGAGCCAGAGGAGTGCCGTGAGGTACTCAGCGTGGTCCAGCGAGGTGCCTCGAACGTCTGGTTCCCGTCAGTGCGGTCGACGATCTCAATTCCCCCTTACTCGGAGAAGATCGCCAAATTGGTCGACAAGCATTGGGTGATTCTGTCGAGTCTTCCCAGTGACGCGTTGCGTGGGGCGGCAGAGAGAATTGCCAAAGCAGCGTCGAAAGTCACGACCGACGACATATTGTCCGAGGTAACACGTCGCCACGACGAAGAGAGCGGCGAATCGGTCAACGAAGAGGAGTTGCGGCGTCAGGAGTTCCGGGCGCTCATGGAGGGTCGCGACCCATCGCTGGGCGACGGGGACTTCGTGTGCGAAGTAACGGTGAGCGGGAGTGACTTCGACGTCGACGTACCTGAAATCTTCACTGACTTGCGCAAAGTGACACGACTTCGTGAGGTTCGGGCACTCCGTGGCTTCACGCGGCTGAAGGGTGACGAGGGTGCGGATGAGCTGTGCCAGCTGTCGATGTGTGTGACCGATTGGTTGCCTGCGATTGAGGTCATCGGCGAGGGCATCTTCCTGGGCATGGATCGGGGAGCACTCGATGATTGGGCTGCAGAGCCGTTTGCCCAGAAGCGCTTGGCGATGCTCCAGGCGTCGGCTGACTATCAGGCCGCCGAATTCGGCAGACCGGCCAAACCGGTCGACATCGTGAAGGTGGCTTTGCATACCTTCGCCCACGTCCTCATCGACCAGCTGTCGCTGGACGCCGGCTACCCGGCGTCGTCGCTGCGGGAACGGCTGTATGTGGACCCGGAAATGGCCGGGATCCTGATCTATACCGCGAGCAGTGATTCAGCGGGCAGCCTCGGCGGTGTCGCATCGCAGGCCGACCCGGATCGCTTTGCCGCCGCTGTCCGGGAGGGGCTCAAGCGACTCTCGTGGTGTTCGTCGGATCCGGTGTGCATCGAGACCGAGGCATCCGGCACCGACGCCATGAATCTGGCCGCCTGCCACGCGTGCGTGCTGGCTCCGGAGACCTCGTGCGAACTGAACAACACGCTGCTGGACCGTGCGTTGCTGTTTGGAACCCACGATCCGGATGAGGAGGACGCCGGCATCTTCAGTACATTTGTACAAGACCTGGACTGA
- a CDS encoding integrase core domain-containing protein, with protein sequence MFSNHEARVVIEDFKDDHNHRHRHSALGYQTPAEYAAGCAHRHHPVGCEID encoded by the coding sequence ATGTTCAGCAATCACGAGGCCCGTGTAGTCATCGAAGACTTCAAAGACGACCACAACCACCGCCATCGCCACTCAGCGCTGGGCTACCAGACCCCGGCCGAGTACGCTGCCGGATGCGCCCACCGGCATCACCCCGTGGGCTGCGAGATCGACTGA
- a CDS encoding IS3 family transposase: protein MVSPTAKRAAIDMLKEVKSVSERMACRVVGLSRSVYRRLPQAHTPADPDAALREQLRTYARKNPRHGFRRAWAHLRFDDGIEINKKKVHRLWKEEGLQVRRAPRRKCAGQSSVPIITADAPKVVWA from the coding sequence ATGGTGAGCCCGACTGCCAAACGTGCCGCCATCGACATGCTCAAAGAGGTCAAGAGCGTTTCAGAACGCATGGCGTGCAGGGTAGTTGGGCTGTCCCGATCCGTCTATCGTCGGCTGCCGCAAGCACATACGCCGGCCGATCCCGACGCCGCACTGCGCGAGCAGTTGCGCACCTATGCCCGCAAAAACCCGCGGCACGGGTTCCGGCGGGCGTGGGCACACCTGCGGTTCGACGACGGCATCGAGATCAACAAGAAGAAGGTGCACCGCCTGTGGAAGGAGGAAGGACTGCAAGTCCGCCGCGCGCCGCGCCGCAAATGTGCCGGCCAGTCATCGGTCCCGATCATCACTGCGGACGCACCTAAGGTGGTGTGGGCGTAG